TGTTCACGGGTCTGGCCCCGGATACCTATACGGCCATCGTATACGACACCTCCGGCACCGGCTGTGATGCCCAGGCGCCTGTAACGCTGGAAACCCCCACACCGGTATCCTTTACCACTGCCGCAGAAGATGTCAGTTGTGCCGGGGGTGCCGACGGTTCCATCACCGTGACCCTCGATGCCGGACAGGACAACCCGCCCTATACCTACGAATTGTACGACGGGACGATGACACTCGTGGCAGGCCCCCAGAACAGCCCGCTGTTTACCGGCCTGGCAGCAGATAATTACACAGTGCGCGTGCTCTCCGGCAGGGCCTGCGAAGCCAGCCTGGCCCAGGCAGTTGCCGAACCCACGCCGCTGAGCGTCACCGCTGCGGCCACGGCCTTTGCCTGCGCCCCGGATAATTCGGTGAACACTGCTACCATTACCGCCACGGTTCCGGGGGGAGCGGGGACTGCCCCGTACCTCTACAGCCTGGACAATGTCAACTTTCAGGCGTCGAATACCTTTGAAGTGGCAGATACGGGAGCCGTACAGAACCTGACGGTCTATGTGCGGGATGCCAACGGATGTCCGGCTACAGACACGGTCACCCTGGACCCGCTGAACGTCTTCACGGCTACCGTGACGCAAAATATCGCCATCACCTGTGCAAACCCGGAGGAAGTCCTCGTTTCCGTAAGCGATGACGGCAACCCGGCCAACACCTACACGGTGGAGTTGTTGCCCCCGGGCAACCCGAACGGCTCCCTGAACACTGTGGTTTCCAATACGCAGACCACCTGGGACCTGACCGTCCCCGGCACGTATGTGTTCCGGATTACCGACGATGCCACCGGGTGTTATATCCAGACCGCTCCCTACGAGGTGCCCCCGTACGACCTGATCCAGGTTGCAGCCGCACCTGTTAACCCCGTTACCTGTTTTGGGGATACGGACGGCGCGCTCTCGGTGAACATTACCGGGTATACCGGAGCCTACGACTACGAGGTGTTTACTGCAGCCGGGGTTTCTACCGGCGTGGTCGGAAGTGCCAATACGAGCACGAACCCGCTCACCGTAAATGGCCTGAGCGGCGGCAACTACTTTGTCCGTATTACAGAGACTGCTTCGCCTTTCTGTGCCGAAGACTCCAACATCATAACCATTATCTCCCCGGATATGGCGCTGACGGCTGTCGTCAGCCAGGTAGCCGACGTTACCTGTACGAACGACCAGGGGGAAATCCTGGTGGATCCCACAGGCGGTTACGCACCGTATGACATCGTCCTTACCAATACCACCACCGGGCAGGCCTATACGGCCAACAACGTCCAATCCCGCGTGTTTGCCGGGCTTTCCGCAGGTTCCTTTACGGTAGCCGTTACGGATGCCAATGGCTGCGTCTACAACGATACGATCGACCTGGTTGAGCCGGCGCCCATTGCGGCCGGGATCAATGCGGCCCCCGCCGTCCTCGCCTGCTATGGCGACACAAACGGGGTAGTTACGGCCACGGGTGTCTCCGGCGGCTCAGGCAGCTACCAGTACAGCCTGAACTATTACGACGCGGCCGGCGCCACTATCGCCTTCTCATCCGGATTCCAGGCAAGCCCCGTATTTACAGGGCTTGGAGCCGGCATCTACAGCATCACGGTATCCGATGGCTGGAATTGTGATTTGGAAACCGTCCAGGTAACCATCACCGAGCCCACCGAAGTGGAAGCCAACCTCATTCAGACGGCATCCATGACGTGTACCACCGACGCAGAGATATACCTGACCGCAACCGGAGGCAACGGCCCCTACGAATACAGTACGGACGGCACCACCTATTCGCCCATGTCAGGCGGAAACTCCCATACCTTCAGCGTGACGGATGGCACGTTCCAGTACTATGTGCGCGATTCTTTTGGTTGCGAGGCGGATATCTCCAACCAGGTGAGCATTGAGCCCATCCCGCCCCTGATGCTCGACATCGACACCAGCGCGGCCGTGATCAACTGTACGGGCGAAATGACTGCGAGCCTCCGGGCTACCGCCACCGGCGGCCTGGGCAGCTACCAATATGAGCTGTACGGCGATGCCGCCCTGACAAGCCTCCTGTCTGGTCCGCAGGCCAACGGCACGTTTAGCGGCCTGGGTGTGGGCAGCTACTGGATCCGGGTCACCAGCCAGGATTGCGAGGAGGTTTCCAATGAACTGATCATCACGGAGCCCGCTCCCCTGCAAATCGACCGGGAGGAGTTCACTGACGTCACCTGCAACGGGGAGGACGACGGTACGATCACCGTGGAAGTTTCCGGCGGCACCGGCAACATCCTCTACGCCATCAGCCCGAACCTGAACCAGTTTGACGACAACAACGTCTTTACCGAATTGGCGCCCGGCGTCTATGACGTAATTGCCCAGGACGAGAACGGCTGTTTCCTGACCTTCCAGTTCACCATTTCCGAACCGGCGTCGATTACGGTGGATGCCCAGGCAACCCCCGAGGTTTGCGCGGGCAGCGAGGACGGCATGATCGATATTGCGATCAGCGGCGGCACAGCGCCTTACCGGACGGCCTTCAACTCGAATGCAGATGCCGATTTCGGACCTGCCCAGTCCACATTCAGCGGATTGGCTGCCGGCACGTATGTGATCTTTGTAAGGGACGCCCAGGATTGCCAAACCAATGTAATCGTGGAAATCGAGCCCGGCGTGAACCTCAATGCAGTTGTAACGCCTGTATACGAGTGTACCGGCAGCATCCCGGATAACTACCTGGAGGTGGCGCTGGAAGACCCGTCCGTTGAAAATGACGTCATGTACGCCCTGGATTCCACGGATCCGGCCGACATGCAGCTGGATGCTGATTTTGCCGGCCTGAGCCCCGGCCCGCATTACCTGGCCATCTCGCACGCCAACGGCTGCGTACAGACCATCGATTTCGAAATCGAAAGTTTTGAGCCCCTGACCCTGACCCTGGAACAGCGGAACATCAACGAGATTACGGCCCTGGCGGAAGGCGGCGTAGCCCCCTATACGTTCTATTTCAACGATGACGACAACGGGGAGGACAACACGTACTATATCACCGAATCCGGCGTGTATACCGTACGCGTGGTAGACCAGAGCGGTTGCGAGGCCGTGGCCCAGATCGAGATGGAGTTCATCGACATCGAAATACCCAACTATTTCACCCCGGATGGGGACGGCAACAACGATTTCTGGATTCCCGACAACCTGGAGGGCTTCCCGGAAATACTAATCAAAATTTATGACCGTTATGGTAGAGTGGTAGATGAACTCGCCTATGGATTCCAGGGTTGGGACGGGACATATGAAGGTCGGGAATTACCCACCGGAGATTACTGGTACGTAATCAAACTGAACGGTGAACGCGACGAGCGGGAATTCGTCGGGCATTTTACCCTGTACCGCTAACGATAACCTACAACACGATGCGCTGGAGAATAATATTATGGATGTTGCTGCTGGGAAACCTTGGGGTTCGCGCGCAGGAATTGAATTCGCCCCAGTTGTCCCAGTACCTGGCAGACAACCCCTTTGTTCTGGCCCCCACCTATGCGGGGATCGGCGACCACGTGAAGATCCGCCTGAACGGCCTCAGCCAGTGGGTGGGGATCAAGGATGCCCCACAGACCCAGTCCCTGGCTGCCGATGCGCGGATCGGCAACAAATCCGGCCTCGGGATCTTTCTCTACAACGATAAAAACGGATATACGCGCCAGCAGGGGGCCCGGCTCTCGTTTGCCCACCACCTGACGCTCGACCGGTACGAGGATGAATTCCTCTCCTTCGGGATATCGTATAATTTTAACCAGTTCCGCATCAATATCGAGGAGTTCCGCGATTCCCCGGGGGTGCCCACCAACGACCCGAATGTCACGGACGACCGCTCCACGAGCAACCACAACTTCGACGTGGGGATCATGTACCGGATCAACAAGTTCTACGTGGCCCTGAACGCCTCTAACCTGCTCGATAAGGACCTGACGAGCTTTAACCCGATCTTTGAGCCGAACCACCTTCGGAACTACTACGTATACACGGGCTTCCGGTATTCCAAAAACAAGAACAGCCGGGTGGAAATAGAGCCCTCGGCCCTCTACAAGATCTTTGAAAGCGACGGCCGGTCCGAAACCGACCTGAACGTCAAGGTCCGCCTGTACGATTTTGAAGATTACTACTACGGGGGCATCAACTACCGCTTCCTGAACGACCAGATCGGGAAACCGCTGTACATCGCCCCCTTTATTGGTCTGAAAAAGAACAATTTTTACTTTGGCTATTCCGTGCAGGTGATCCTGAACGACATCCTGGCCTACAGCTACGGGACGCACGTAATCACCGTCGGGATGGACCTGTTCCAGGGCCTCAGCAACTGCCGCTGTACCTACTAAAAGCCCCTTCTGCATCCCTTTACTTCTCACTGGGCACCATTACTGGTGGCCGGACTCCATAGCTGCATCCGGCGCCGGCGCAATTTTTCCTAATTTTGCGGTAAACAAATTGCATGCTGGGTAAAATACGACTGGAAAATGTCAGGCTCTACGGTTTCCACGGGTGCCTGAAGGAAGAGGAG
This genomic window from Robiginitalea biformata HTCC2501 contains:
- a CDS encoding PorP/SprF family type IX secretion system membrane protein, yielding MRWRIILWMLLLGNLGVRAQELNSPQLSQYLADNPFVLAPTYAGIGDHVKIRLNGLSQWVGIKDAPQTQSLAADARIGNKSGLGIFLYNDKNGYTRQQGARLSFAHHLTLDRYEDEFLSFGISYNFNQFRINIEEFRDSPGVPTNDPNVTDDRSTSNHNFDVGIMYRINKFYVALNASNLLDKDLTSFNPIFEPNHLRNYYVYTGFRYSKNKNSRVEIEPSALYKIFESDGRSETDLNVKVRLYDFEDYYYGGINYRFLNDQIGKPLYIAPFIGLKKNNFYFGYSVQVILNDILAYSYGTHVITVGMDLFQGLSNCRCTY